CATCCGGGTGGTAATGAAACGGAAGATAACCACACCGAGAGTAACCACGAAGATAGAGATTCCGATCTCCATCAAAGTAGGGAAGTACCTTTCAGAAGAAGGAAGGTGGTAGTTAAACGCGACCAGTGAAACATTGAATCTGTTAAGAACGATACCAAGAACAGTTATGATAGCCGCTTTCTTGATAATGCTCATATTTTTTTCACGAACACCGAGGGCGAAGAGGAAACAAGGCAGTACTACAAAACCGATCATTTCAACCATGAACCACAAGCCGTAGCCTGAAGTCAGGTAATGCCAGTTGTTGTCGTATGCCAGACCGATCATCTTGATGGCGAAGTATGCGAAGAGCACCAGAGATGCTGCTTTACCGAATCCGAGAACTACGCCGTCGTGGTGTTTGAGGTATTCCTCATCCATCATGCGGTGCAGTTTTTTATGGGAAAGGGTTCCTTCGAATATTACCATTGAGAGTCCCGCTGCGATACTGGACACAAAGAAGAACACCGGCAGATAAGGTGAGTACCACAAAGGGTGCAGCTTAGACGGTGCGATTGTGTAAAGTGCTCCGAGGGAGGACTGATGCAAGGTTGAGAGCACTACGCCGAAGATAGTCAGTGCCAGAGTCAGTTTGACTACAACGGCTCTGAGTTTCTTCATGCCCAGCCATTCGAACATGGCAGGAGTGAACTCAATAAACAGTACTGTCAGATATAACATAACGCATAAACCAACTTCGAAGAGCAGTGAGGTTGTCCCCTGCTGATAGAAGATGGGGTACGGCAACCGCCAAGGACGGCCAAGGTCGTATTGCAGAGCAAAAACAACCAGAGCATAGCCCAGAAACGCGGTCAGAATTGCCGGACGTACTGCGGAGTGAAAGCGTTTAAGTCCGAAGATGTAGCATGCGGCAGAGGTGGTATATCCACCGGCTGCGAGTGCGACACCGCAGAGCAGATCAAATCCGATCCAGATACCCCAAGGGTTGTTGTCATCAAGATTGGTGACAGCCCCGAGGCCTTTGGTGAATCTGAGAACAGTTATGACCAGACCCATAACAATGATGGCACCTGCAATCACATTGAATGTGTTGATTACAGATTTTGGTCCTGTGTTGCCGGGATTGGACATTAGGATTCCTCCTCGCTGTTTTCTTCCTGCTCTTCTTTGGGAGTCAGGGCTTCTTCTACAGCTTTCTTGACCTCAACTTCGATCTGACGCTTGTTAGCGACATCAGCCTTGGTAAGGGCCTCGGAAAGGGTCTTTTCAGCTTGTGAGCTAGCTTGGGCAATAGCATTTGCAACTGCTTCCTTCTTCTCTTCTTCGGCAACTTTGTCTTTGCGTTTGCTTACAGCATAGATACCACCGAGAAGTGCGGGCCAGAGTCCTGCAACCATGGGTACTGATGCGAGTGCGCCAGCAGTGAGTTCGGGTGCGGATTTGGTTCCCAAATCTTCGCGCATGCCGATCTCAGAGAAAGGAACTCCGGAGAGATAAAGCCAGCTGGTTCCGCCCATTTCTTTCTCACCGTAGATGTGATCAATGTAACGGTCGGGATTACGCTCAATGCGTTTGCGGGCTATTTTCAGCAGCTCGTCTCTTTCACCGAAAACCAAAGCTTCTTTAGGACAACCTTCAACACAGCCGGGCAGTTTGCCTTCAGCTAAGCGAGGAGCACACATGGTGCACTTCATGACTCTTGGAGTCAGAGGTTCGTCGTATTCGTAAGCAGGTATTTCGAAGGGACATGCTACCATACAGTAGCGGCAACCTACGCAAACGGATTCGTCATAGACGACTGCGCCGTTAGGCAGCTTTTTGAATGCTTTTACAAAGCAAGCTGAA
This genomic stretch from Maridesulfovibrio ferrireducens harbors:
- the hmcC gene encoding sulfate respiration complex protein HmcC yields the protein MSNPGNTGPKSVINTFNVIAGAIIVMGLVITVLRFTKGLGAVTNLDDNNPWGIWIGFDLLCGVALAAGGYTTSAACYIFGLKRFHSAVRPAILTAFLGYALVVFALQYDLGRPWRLPYPIFYQQGTTSLLFEVGLCVMLYLTVLFIEFTPAMFEWLGMKKLRAVVVKLTLALTIFGVVLSTLHQSSLGALYTIAPSKLHPLWYSPYLPVFFFVSSIAAGLSMVIFEGTLSHKKLHRMMDEEYLKHHDGVVLGFGKAASLVLFAYFAIKMIGLAYDNNWHYLTSGYGLWFMVEMIGFVVLPCFLFALGVREKNMSIIKKAAIITVLGIVLNRFNVSLVAFNYHLPSSERYFPTLMEIGISIFVVTLGVVIFRFITTRMPIFFEHPDYKGEH
- the hmcB gene encoding sulfate respiration complex iron-sulfur protein HmcB: MLRRTFLGMLGTACVGASIPGVASASKEFNGYPGSKGVLFDATRCIGCRKCEEACNKVNELPAPDKKYDDLTVLDTKRRTDAKTLTVVNKYKSAKGPLFRKSQCNHCLEPACASACFVKAFKKLPNGAVVYDESVCVGCRYCMVACPFEIPAYEYDEPLTPRVMKCTMCAPRLAEGKLPGCVEGCPKEALVFGERDELLKIARKRIERNPDRYIDHIYGEKEMGGTSWLYLSGVPFSEIGMREDLGTKSAPELTAGALASVPMVAGLWPALLGGIYAVSKRKDKVAEEEKKEAVANAIAQASSQAEKTLSEALTKADVANKRQIEVEVKKAVEEALTPKEEQEENSEEES